A portion of the uncultured Draconibacterium sp. genome contains these proteins:
- a CDS encoding TatD family hydrolase, whose protein sequence is MSSIPYIDIHTHPFHKDEGTITVQNIFPGDGFAAFGGRNFYSVGLHPWHLGTKDENNEALQMVEEALEFDHVIFVGEAGLDKINGGDFIEQLRVFEAQAVIAEEYEYPLIIHCVKAMNEIIALRKKMNPAMPWIMHGYNGSLEITKQLIDKGFLFSFGKGLFRKNSKAVKSFKYLPLDKIFLETDELDKNVDAIYQQAAELKEVKIETLKEAVWRNFNKIEKSLMPGRV, encoded by the coding sequence ATGAGCTCAATTCCCTATATCGACATTCACACACATCCTTTTCATAAAGATGAAGGCACGATAACCGTGCAAAATATTTTCCCGGGCGATGGATTTGCTGCCTTTGGTGGACGCAATTTCTATTCTGTTGGTTTGCATCCCTGGCATTTGGGTACTAAAGATGAAAATAACGAAGCGCTGCAAATGGTTGAGGAAGCGCTCGAATTCGATCATGTAATTTTCGTTGGGGAAGCAGGGCTCGACAAAATTAATGGCGGCGATTTTATCGAACAACTTCGGGTTTTTGAAGCGCAGGCCGTTATTGCCGAAGAGTATGAATATCCTTTGATTATTCATTGTGTAAAGGCAATGAATGAGATAATTGCACTTCGTAAGAAAATGAATCCGGCAATGCCCTGGATTATGCATGGCTATAACGGAAGCCTTGAAATAACAAAGCAATTAATAGATAAAGGTTTTCTGTTTTCCTTCGGGAAAGGTCTTTTCCGAAAGAATTCTAAGGCAGTCAAATCATTTAAATATTTGCCTTTGGACAAAATATTTTTAGAAACCGATGAGTTGGACAAAAATGTGGATGCCATTTATCAGCAAGCAGCAGAATTAAAAGAAGTGAAAATTGAAACTTTAAAAGAAGCTGTTTGGAGAAACTTCAATAAAATTGAAAAATCGTTGATGCCCGGAAGAGTTTAA
- the elbB gene encoding isoprenoid biosynthesis glyoxalase ElbB, with the protein MKNIAVVLAGNGVFDGAEIHESTLTLLAIAQQGAEYQCFAPDVNQAHVVNHITGEEMPETRNVMVEAARIARGDIKALSEYKAADYDAIIIPGGFGAAKNLCTFAFEGPDCKVNPDVENAVKTTVEAGKPVGALCISPSIIAKVLGDVTVTIGQDKGTADAIESLGAKHVTTTHGEIVVDEKYKVVTTPCYMLDANIKQIAEGASNVVAKILEIAK; encoded by the coding sequence ATGAAAAATATAGCAGTAGTTTTAGCCGGGAACGGCGTTTTTGATGGTGCCGAAATTCATGAGTCAACATTAACTTTATTGGCCATTGCACAACAGGGAGCCGAATACCAGTGTTTTGCACCCGATGTTAACCAGGCCCATGTTGTAAACCATATAACCGGAGAAGAAATGCCGGAAACCCGTAATGTAATGGTAGAAGCGGCCCGAATTGCTCGGGGCGATATTAAAGCACTGTCAGAATATAAGGCTGCCGATTACGACGCAATTATAATTCCCGGAGGTTTTGGTGCTGCTAAAAACCTTTGCACTTTTGCTTTCGAAGGTCCTGATTGTAAAGTGAATCCTGATGTTGAGAATGCGGTAAAAACAACTGTTGAAGCAGGAAAACCGGTGGGAGCACTGTGTATTTCACCATCAATAATTGCCAAGGTTTTGGGCGATGTTACCGTTACTATTGGGCAGGACAAAGGAACCGCCGATGCCATTGAGTCGCTGGGGGCAAAACACGTTACTACCACACATGGCGAGATTGTGGTTGATGAGAAATACAAAGTGGTTACAACGCCATGCTATATGCTCGATGCCAACATTAAACAAATTGCCGAAGGTGCTTCAAATGTTGTTGCAAAAATACTTGAGATAGCTAAGTAG